Proteins from a single region of Rana temporaria chromosome 5, aRanTem1.1, whole genome shotgun sequence:
- the RPL15 gene encoding 60S ribosomal protein L15, with the protein MGAYKYMQELWRKKQSDVMRFLLRVRCWQYRQLSSLHRAPRPTRPDKARRLGYKAKQGYVIYRIRVRRGGRKRPVPKGATYGKPVHHGINQIKFARSLQSVAEERAGRHCGGLRVLASYWVGEDSTYKFFEIILIDTFHKAIRRNPDTQWITKAVHKHREMRGLTSAGKKSRGLGKGHKFHLTIGGSRRAAWRRRNTLQLHRYR; encoded by the exons ATGGGTGCCTACAAGTACATGCAAGAGCTATGGAGGAAGAAGCAGTCAGATGTGATGCGATTTCTCCTGCGTGTCCGATGCTGGCAATATCGCCAACTGTCTTCTCTCCATCGGGCACCACGTCCTACGCGCCCAGACAAAGCTCGTAGACTAGGCTACAAGGCCAAGCAAG GATATGTCATCTACCGTATCCGAGTTCGCCGTGGTGGACGTAAGCGCCCTGTGCCCAAGGGTGCAACCTATGGTAAACCTGtgcatcatggaattaaccagatCAAGTTTGCTCGCAGCCTGCAGTCTGTTGCTGAG GAGCGTGCTGGCCGTCACTGTGGAGGACTGAGAGTCCTTGCCTCCTACTGGGTTGGTGAAGACTCCACTTACAAGTTCTTTGAGATCATCCTCATTGACACTTTCCACAAGGCCATCAGACGTAATCCAGACACCCAATGGATAACAAAAGCTGTGCACAAACACAGGGAGATGCGTGGGCTGACATCTGCTGGCAAAAAGAGTCGTGGTCTTGGCAAAGGTCACAAGTTCCATCTTACCATTGGTGGCTCTCGTCGTGCTGCCTGGAGAAGACGCAACACTCTTCAGCTCCACCGTTACCGCTAA